The sequence below is a genomic window from Gaiellales bacterium.
ACGGCCTCGAGCGCGACGGCCGCAAGGACGGCCAGGCGCAGCCCCGGGGCCCCCCACACGAGCACGACGGCCACGGCGACGGCCGTCGCGACGAGCGCCGCGAGCAGCCCCGCGCCCTGGGTCGTCCACCCGGTCGCAGCGTCCACCAGCTCGCTGATCGTGGTCGTCGGCGGCTCGTACCAGCGCGCGTGGCTCTTCGGCTTCGGCAGCAGGAAGCGGTTGTCCGCGTACGCGGTGGGGTCGTAGCGGCCCAGGAAGAGGACGTACCCACCGCCGGATGCGCCCTGGAGGCCGATCTCGCCGTGCGACGGCCCCAGCAGCACGATCGCGGTGACCCCTGCGGTCGCCAGGATGACGCCCATCGCCGCCAGCGCCGGCCGGCGGGTCTCGCGCCGCCCGAGCTCGAGGAACGCGTAGGCGAGCAGGAACGCGACGGCGACGCCCGCCGGGATCGCGTGCGTGAGCCCGGCGGCCGCGAGCACGAGCCCCGTCGCCACCCGGGCCGCCCGGCCGGCCTCGCCCCGCAGGCACGGAAGTGCCATCGCGGCCCCGATCACGGCGACCGCCCGGCCCATGTCCTCGTCCTGGAAGAAGGTCAGCTTGGCGATGCCGTCGGCGTTCAGGGAGATCCCGAGCGGCAGGTGCGCGCCGGCGATCCCGAGCAGCGGCAACAGGGGCGCGGTCTTCCGCAGGCCGAGCTCCCACCCGAGCGCGAAGAGGCCGACGGCGTATCCGCTGACGGCCAGCCAGAGCGCCGTCGCCATCCCCGCCAGCGGGTGGGCGGCGAAGACGAACGAGAGCTCGCCGGTGAAGGCGTTTCCGACGATCTTGGTGACCGCGGGCGGGTGCAGGACGCCCCATTGCAGCGAGGCGGCCGGGACGTGGCCGACGGCCGCCAGCTCGAGGCCGTCCGCCCAGTAGCGCCACGCCCCGTGCACCGGCGCGACCGGAACCATCAGGCGCGCGGCGGCGATCGCCACGATCACGGCGGCGCCGACGATGAGCGGGCCCGGCGCGGCCCGCACCTGCGCGCGGGCGTCGTCGGCGAGCGCCCGCAGCGGCCGGCAGCGGCGGCCCGCGGCGACCGCCAGCGCGGCAGTGACGATGAGCAGTGCCGCTGCAGTCACGACGGGGTCGAAGACATGCCCGACCACCAGCAGCGTCGGCGTGAGCGCGGCGACCGCATAGCCGAGGCCGAACACCGACGCGACCCGCGTCGGCAGGGTGACCGCGCCCGGGGGATAGACGGCCGCCGAGGCCGGCGCGCCGGCCGCGAGCACGAGGGTCGCGACCAGCACCGCGGCGACGATGCTCACGGCACCCGCCGCGGGACGCAGGTCGGGATCGGCACCGCATGAGCCTACCGCCGGGCCGCGACCGGCGGGCCGCCCGTCGGGTACGCTTGGACCGTGAGCGCGACCGCCGACGCACCCACGGTCTCCGAGGCGCTCGACCGGGCCCTCTCCGGCGAGCGGATCACCGACGAGGACGCCTGCGCGCTCCTGCGCTCCCGCGACCTGGTCGCCGTCGGCCGGGCCGCCAACGAGCTCCGCAACCGGGCCGTCGAGCCGGGCGTGGTCACGTTCATCGTCGACCGCAACCTGAACTACTCGAACATCTGCTACACCGACTGCGAGTTCTGCGCCTTCTACCGTCGGCCCGGCGACACCCGCGAGGGCTACGTCCTGCCGCGGGCGGTGATCTTCAAGAAGATCGAGGAGACGCTCGCGCTGGGCGGGACGGCGCTCCTGATGCAGGGCGGCCACAATCCCGATCTGGGCATCGACTGGTACGAGGACCTCTTCAAGGCGATCAAGGCCCGCTACCCGATCCACCTGCACGCGCTCTCGCCGAGCGAGATCCAGCACATCGCCCGCAAGGCCCGGCTGACCCCGTCCGAGACGCTGGGGCGGCTGCGCGACGCCGGCCTCGACTCGGTCCCGGGCGGCGGCGCCGAGATCCTGGTCGACCGCGTCCGCACGATCATCTCGCCGAAGAAGACGACCTCGGACGAGTGGCTGCAGATCATGCGCGCCGCCCACCGCCTGGGGATGAGCACCACCGCCACGATGATGTGGGGCCACGTCGAGACGCTCGAGGAGCGGGTGGAGCACATGCGCCGCATCCGGGAGCTGCAGGACGAGATGCACGGGTTCCGGGCGTTCATCTCGTGGACGTACCAGCCCGACCACACCGCGCTCGCGCCCCAGGTGACCTGGACGCCGACGAGCTTCGACTACCTGCTCATGCAGGCGGTCAGCCGGATCTACCTTTCAAACGTCGAGCACATCCAGTCGTCGTGGGTGACGCAGGGGATGAAGATCGGCCAGGTCGCGCTCGCGTTCGGGGCCGACGACATGGGGTCGATCATGATCGAGGAGAACGTCGTCTCGGCGGCCGGCACCACCCACCGGGCCTCCACCGAGGACTTCGTCCACACGATCCGAAACGCGGGCTACCGGGCCCGCCAGCGGGACACGCTCTACCGGCCCGTCCGCGACCACGCCGCCTGAGCGGGCCATGCGGGTAACCGTCACCGGCACCTGCCCGGCGCCGCCCGAGGTCGTGTGGGAGTGGATCGCCGACCCGCACAAGCACCTGCGCATGCTGCCCGACGAGGTGCGGAACGGGCGCGTGCTCGAGAACGGCGACATCGCCTGCGAGCTGAACGCGATGGGGCGGTGCGAGCAGATGGTCGTCCGCGTGGTCGACACCGACCCGCCGAACCGGCTGGTCGAGCGGAGGGTCGACGGCAACCGCGAGGGCTCGTCCGTGTTCGAGCTCGAGCCTGAGGGCGACCACGCGACCAAAGTCACCCTCACCTCCGAGGTGGACGTCCCCCGACTGCTCGCGGCCGTGGCGAGCGGGCCCGTGCGAAGCGCCCTCCAGACCCAGCTCCGCAACCTCGCGGTGCTGGTCGCCGCGGGCGAGTAGCTCCGCCGGCCCGGGGTGCGACGCCTGCTGCGGCACCGCGACGCCCGCCTCCTGGTGGTGGGGCAGACGCTCTCCGTGTTCGGCGACCGGGCCATGTTCCTCGCCCTGGGCGTGTGGGTGAAGGAGCTCACCGGCTCGAGCGCCGCCGCCGGCCTCGTCTTCTTCGCCTACGCCGCTCCCGGGCTCGTCTCGCCGCTCTTCGGCGCGGTCGTCGACCGGGTGCGGGGACGCCCGCTGATGATCGGCCTGAACCTGGCCGGCGCGATCGTCCTGGCGCCCCTGGTGGGCGTTCACGGCCGCGGCCAGCTGTGGCTGATCTACATGGTGACGCTCGTCTACGGCGCGATCGCGTGGATGTTCTACTCGGCCCAGTCGGCCTACCTGACGCGCCTGCTGCCGCCCGAGCTGCTCGGCGACGCCAACGCGACCCTCCAGGTGACGGGCGAGGGCATGCGCCTGTTCGCGCCCCTCGTCGGCGCAGGGCTCTTCGCCGCCTTCGGCGGGCCGACCGTGGCGGCGCTCGACGCGGCCACGTTCCTCCTTGCCGCCCTGTCGCTGGTCGCCATCCACCACCGCGAGCAGCGGCCGGTGCCCTCCGAGCACCACCTGCGCGCCCAGATGGCCGCCGGGGCCCGGCACATCGCCGCCTCGCCGGGGCTGCTTCGGATCGTGACGGCCACGGCGGTCGTGATGCTGGTCGTCGGGTTCACGGAGACGCTCGTCTTCTCGGTGATCCAGCATGGCCTGCACCGCTCGCCCGCGTTCTTCGGCGTGCTCAGCTCGGCCCAGGGCGTCGGGGCGGTCGGCGGTGGAATCGTCGCCGGGGTCATGCTGCGCCGCCACGGCGACGGCCGCGTGATGGGCCTCGGGATGCTGCTCTTCGCGGTCGGGGCGGCGTCGATGCTCGTCCCCCGGGTCGGCGTCGTCCTGGTCGGGTTCGCCATCGCCGGGTGCGGCATCTCGTGGGCGGTCGTCGGCTACGTGACCGCCGTCCAGCTGCGCACGCCGGCGCCGCTGCAGGGCCGGGTGAGCTCCGCCGCGGACGTGCTCATCGGCGTCCCCCAGACCGTCTCGATCGCGCTCGGCGCGGGCCTCGTCGGCATCGTCGACTACCGGGCGCTGGTCGCGCTCATGGCGGCGGTGACGGTCGCCTGCGGCGCCTACCTCGCCACCGTACATTTGCCGCCTCCAAGCGACGGGCTCGTGCGCGCGGGGGACGCTGGCTAACCTCTCGCGGATGGAATCGCTCACCCACCAGCTGCAGACGTTCATCGCCGACCACGGTCTCGAGGCAGTGTTCATCCTGATGGTGCTCGAGAGCGCCTGCATCCCGGTGCCGAGCGAGGTGACGATGATCTACGCCGGCTACCTGGTCTCGCAGGGAAGCATGAGCTTCGCCGCCGCCGTGATCGTGGGCACCGTCGCGAACCTGATCGGCTCGCTCATCGCGTGGGCGGCGGGCGCCTACGGCGTCGACGCCTGGCTCATGCGCACCGAGCACAACCGCCACCGGGTCGCGCGCGCACACGACTGGTTCGAGCGCTACGGCACGCCGACGGTGTTCTTCGCGCGCCTGCTGCCCGTGGTGCGCACGTTCATCTCGCTGCCCGCGGGCGTCGCCCGGATGCCGCTCGGGCGCTTTTCCGTCCTGACCGTGCTCGGCACGCTGCCCTGGTGCATCATGCTGGTCGCGATCGGCAACGTGGCGGGCACGCACTGGGACGAGTGGCACCGCCGATTCGGCTACCTCGACTACGTCGTCGTGGCCGCCGCGATCGCCGTCGCGGCCTGGCTGGTACTGCGTCAGCGGCGCGAGGCCCGCCAGTAGAGTGGCCGACATGCCGGTGCCTCTCATGGACATCCGCGGGCAGTACGAACACCTCCTCGACGACGTCAAGCGCAGCGTCTGCGAGGTGATCGACTCGGGCCGCTTCATCCTCGGCCCGAACATGCGGGCGCTCGAGGACGAGGTCGCCTCGGCGACCGGCGCCTGCCATGCCGTCGCGGTCGCGAACGGCACCGACGCGCTGGTGCTGAGCCTCGAGGCGCTCGGCATCGGCCCCGGCGACGAGGTCATCACGACCGCCTACACGTTCTATGCGACCGCCGAGGCCATCGCCCGGGTGGGCGGGACGCCGGTGTTCGCCGACATCGACCGGGCCACCTTCAACCTCGACCCGGGGGCCGTCGAGGCCGCGGTCACCGACCGCACCCGCGCCATCGTCGCGGTGCACGTCTTCGGCGGGCCGGCTGACATGCCCGGCCTGCGCGAGGTGGCCGGCCGCCACGGCCTGGCCGTGATCGAGGACGCCGCCCAGGCCTTCGGCGCAACGCTCGGCGGCCGCGGGGCGGGCAGCTTCGGCGACCTGGCCACGTTCTCGTTCTTCCCCACCAAGAACTTCCCCGCCTTCGGCGACGCCGGCATGGTCGTCTCCGGCAGCGCCGACCTGGCCGAGCGCGTCCGGCTCCTGCGCTTCCACGGCTCGCGCGAGAAGCGCCGCTTCGAGCTCGTCGGCACGAACTCGCGCATGGACGAGATGCAGGCCGCCGTGCTGCGCCGGTTCCTGCCCGAGGTGGCGGGCTGGAACGCCGCCCGCCGGGCCGCCGCCGAGCGCTACCGCGCCCTCGGGCTCGGCGACCTGGTCGAGCTCCCGGTCACGGCCCCCGGCGCCGAGCACATCTACCACCTCTACGTCGTGCGCGCCCACGCCCGCGACGAGCTCGCCCGCGCCCTCACCGAGGCCGGGATCGGCTGCCGGGCCTACTACGACGTCCCGCTCCACCTCCAGCCGGTGTTCGCCCATCTCGGCTATTCGTCCGGCGACCTGCCCGAGACCGAGCGGGCCGCCGACGAGGGCCTGGCGCTGCCCATGTTCCCGACGCTCGACGAGGCGGCCCAGACCGAGGTCGTCGCGGCGGTGCGGGCGGCCGCGCTGGCCACGGCGTAGCCTCCCGGCGGCCGTGCGCGTCTGGGTCGACCTCACCAACTCCCCCCACGCGGTCATCTTCGCCCCGCTCGTGCGGCGGCTGCAGGCCCGGGGCGACGACGTGGCGGTGACGGCGCGCGCCTTCGCCCAGACGCTCGAGCTGCTCGAGCTGCACGGGATCGAGCACACCGTCATCGGCCACCACGGCGGGGGCTCGCGGGCGGGCAAGGCCCGGGCGGCGGGCGACCGGGTGCGGGCGATGGTCGCGTTCGGCCGGAAGGGCCGGTTCGACGTCGCCATCGCCCACGGCTCGACCGACCTGCCGATGGCCTGCCGGCTCCTGGGCATCCCGAACACGACGATGTTCGACTACGAGTACGCGACCCTGCAGCACTCGCTCAACTGCCGCCTGGCGAACCGGGTGCTCGTGCCCGACGCGATCCCGCCCGAGCGGCTGCGCCGCTTCGGCGCCCGCCCGCCGCGGCTCGTGCGCTATCCGGGCCTGAAGGAGGAGTACTACCTGGCCGGGTTCGAGCCCGACCCGGCGGTGCCGCGGGCGCTGGGCATGGACGGGAGCCGGATCGGCGTGGTGCTGCGGCCGCCCGCCGACGTCGCCCTCTATCACCGGTTCTCCAACCCGCTCTTCGACGCGGTGCTCGAGCGGCTGGGCCGCCGCGAGGACGTCGTCTCGGTCGTCCTCCCGCGCACGCCCGAGCAGGGGACGCGCATCCGCGCCCTCGACCTGCCGTCGATCGTC
It includes:
- a CDS encoding DedA family protein, which gives rise to MESLTHQLQTFIADHGLEAVFILMVLESACIPVPSEVTMIYAGYLVSQGSMSFAAAVIVGTVANLIGSLIAWAAGAYGVDAWLMRTEHNRHRVARAHDWFERYGTPTVFFARLLPVVRTFISLPAGVARMPLGRFSVLTVLGTLPWCIMLVAIGNVAGTHWDEWHRRFGYLDYVVVAAAIAVAAWLVLRQRREARQ
- the mqnC gene encoding cyclic dehypoxanthinyl futalosine synthase, producing MSATADAPTVSEALDRALSGERITDEDACALLRSRDLVAVGRAANELRNRAVEPGVVTFIVDRNLNYSNICYTDCEFCAFYRRPGDTREGYVLPRAVIFKKIEETLALGGTALLMQGGHNPDLGIDWYEDLFKAIKARYPIHLHALSPSEIQHIARKARLTPSETLGRLRDAGLDSVPGGGAEILVDRVRTIISPKKTTSDEWLQIMRAAHRLGMSTTATMMWGHVETLEERVEHMRRIRELQDEMHGFRAFISWTYQPDHTALAPQVTWTPTSFDYLLMQAVSRIYLSNVEHIQSSWVTQGMKIGQVALAFGADDMGSIMIEENVVSAAGTTHRASTEDFVHTIRNAGYRARQRDTLYRPVRDHAA
- a CDS encoding DUF354 domain-containing protein; this translates as MRVWVDLTNSPHAVIFAPLVRRLQARGDDVAVTARAFAQTLELLELHGIEHTVIGHHGGGSRAGKARAAGDRVRAMVAFGRKGRFDVAIAHGSTDLPMACRLLGIPNTTMFDYEYATLQHSLNCRLANRVLVPDAIPPERLRRFGARPPRLVRYPGLKEEYYLAGFEPDPAVPRALGMDGSRIGVVLRPPADVALYHRFSNPLFDAVLERLGRREDVVSVVLPRTPEQGTRIRALDLPSIVVPEHAVDGGSLVTGADLVVSAGGTMNREAVVLGTPVYTTFAGRLGGVDERLLGEGRLRPLESADDLVLERKPAALAERRRRDPDHLLALALTGLAKP
- a CDS encoding DegT/DnrJ/EryC1/StrS family aminotransferase, which codes for MPVPLMDIRGQYEHLLDDVKRSVCEVIDSGRFILGPNMRALEDEVASATGACHAVAVANGTDALVLSLEALGIGPGDEVITTAYTFYATAEAIARVGGTPVFADIDRATFNLDPGAVEAAVTDRTRAIVAVHVFGGPADMPGLREVAGRHGLAVIEDAAQAFGATLGGRGAGSFGDLATFSFFPTKNFPAFGDAGMVVSGSADLAERVRLLRFHGSREKRRFELVGTNSRMDEMQAAVLRRFLPEVAGWNAARRAAAERYRALGLGDLVELPVTAPGAEHIYHLYVVRAHARDELARALTEAGIGCRAYYDVPLHLQPVFAHLGYSSGDLPETERAADEGLALPMFPTLDEAAQTEVVAAVRAAALATA
- a CDS encoding SRPBCC family protein, whose amino-acid sequence is MRVTVTGTCPAPPEVVWEWIADPHKHLRMLPDEVRNGRVLENGDIACELNAMGRCEQMVVRVVDTDPPNRLVERRVDGNREGSSVFELEPEGDHATKVTLTSEVDVPRLLAAVASGPVRSALQTQLRNLAVLVAAGE
- a CDS encoding MFS transporter; the encoded protein is MRRLLRHRDARLLVVGQTLSVFGDRAMFLALGVWVKELTGSSAAAGLVFFAYAAPGLVSPLFGAVVDRVRGRPLMIGLNLAGAIVLAPLVGVHGRGQLWLIYMVTLVYGAIAWMFYSAQSAYLTRLLPPELLGDANATLQVTGEGMRLFAPLVGAGLFAAFGGPTVAALDAATFLLAALSLVAIHHREQRPVPSEHHLRAQMAAGARHIAASPGLLRIVTATAVVMLVVGFTETLVFSVIQHGLHRSPAFFGVLSSAQGVGAVGGGIVAGVMLRRHGDGRVMGLGMLLFAVGAASMLVPRVGVVLVGFAIAGCGISWAVVGYVTAVQLRTPAPLQGRVSSAADVLIGVPQTVSIALGAGLVGIVDYRALVALMAAVTVACGAYLATVHLPPPSDGLVRAGDAG